A single genomic interval of Spirosoma taeanense harbors:
- a CDS encoding xanthine dehydrogenase family protein molybdopterin-binding subunit, which yields MNNCQTTYNRRSFLKASLLSGGGMMLSISWLSSVKATDIPAANKMQALNLPPQWAQLNGYIQITPDNVIKLMCPNPEFGQNVMTSLPMMLAEELDVNWADVVVEMAPHDNTKFGSQFTGGSQSVRAYWKPLRTAGAAARQMLREAAAQTWNVPVEEVTTKTGMIIHEKTMRTAKYGEMASKAAGIPVPKDVKVKTPKEFSIVRSPQKNVEGLKIVTGKPLFGLDFRQEGMLIAMIQHPPAFGMKLKSFDASQALKMPGINDVFSITLFEEGSERGAFETRSFNELLVVVGKTTWEVMNARKKLKAQWETTPEIKETMNAFGRKVEEITPAGLESTTAHLDKMKEWAQKPATELRKDGDPETAFKNAAQVIERTYTAPFLAHNCMEPMNFFAHVTDEKALLAGPLQAPGIAEQTLAKRLDLPAEKIEIQMTRMGGGFGRRAYSHYLVEAALISKKAKAPIKLVYSREDDMTYGIYRPMYTATYRAALDANKNLVAFHVKGGGVPEHPIHANRFPAGAVDNYLAEGWQIPSNITIGAFRAPRSNFNAAAEQSFLDELAEAMGKDPIEFRLELLKRAKENPVGKNNDYDPDPYAGVLTLVRDKSDWNKPGHEKYSRGVAAYFCHNSYAAHVVDMVTRDGQPYVERVFSAMDCGIVINPESAKNMVQGAVVDGIGNAFYGALTHKNGAAEQSNFHNYRIIRHNEAPKQIEVYFVENDIDPTGLGEPPFPPVFGAVANALYKNKGKRFYNQPFGSELEKKISG from the coding sequence ATGAACAATTGCCAAACTACTTATAACCGGCGGTCCTTCCTGAAGGCGTCGCTGCTTTCGGGCGGTGGCATGATGCTCAGCATAAGCTGGTTATCTAGCGTTAAGGCGACCGATATTCCGGCCGCCAATAAAATGCAGGCGCTGAACCTGCCTCCGCAATGGGCCCAACTCAACGGCTACATTCAGATTACGCCGGACAACGTAATCAAACTCATGTGCCCCAATCCGGAATTCGGGCAGAATGTGATGACGTCGCTGCCCATGATGCTGGCCGAAGAACTGGACGTAAACTGGGCGGATGTCGTGGTCGAAATGGCTCCGCACGATAATACGAAGTTCGGTTCTCAGTTTACGGGCGGGAGTCAGTCGGTTCGCGCTTACTGGAAGCCCCTTCGCACGGCTGGGGCCGCAGCCCGGCAGATGCTGCGGGAGGCAGCCGCCCAAACCTGGAACGTGCCGGTGGAGGAAGTAACCACCAAAACGGGAATGATCATCCACGAAAAAACCATGCGCACGGCTAAGTACGGCGAGATGGCTTCCAAAGCCGCCGGAATTCCCGTGCCCAAGGACGTTAAAGTTAAAACCCCAAAGGAGTTCAGCATTGTCAGAAGCCCACAGAAAAATGTGGAGGGTCTGAAGATCGTGACGGGAAAGCCGCTGTTTGGTCTGGATTTCCGCCAGGAAGGTATGCTCATCGCCATGATTCAGCATCCACCGGCCTTCGGCATGAAACTCAAGTCGTTTGATGCCTCGCAGGCGCTGAAAATGCCGGGGATTAACGATGTCTTTAGCATCACCTTGTTTGAGGAAGGTTCGGAACGGGGTGCCTTTGAAACCCGGTCGTTTAATGAGCTGCTGGTGGTTGTAGGTAAAACGACCTGGGAGGTCATGAATGCCCGCAAAAAATTAAAGGCCCAGTGGGAGACTACTCCTGAGATTAAGGAAACCATGAATGCATTCGGGCGTAAAGTCGAGGAGATTACGCCCGCCGGTCTGGAAAGTACCACCGCGCATCTGGATAAGATGAAGGAATGGGCGCAAAAACCGGCAACTGAGCTCCGCAAGGACGGAGACCCGGAAACGGCCTTCAAAAATGCGGCCCAGGTCATCGAACGAACCTACACGGCACCCTTCCTGGCGCATAACTGTATGGAGCCGATGAATTTCTTCGCCCATGTGACCGACGAGAAAGCCTTGCTGGCCGGACCCCTGCAAGCTCCGGGCATTGCCGAACAGACCCTGGCCAAACGTTTAGACCTGCCCGCCGAGAAGATTGAGATACAGATGACGCGCATGGGCGGAGGGTTTGGCCGTCGGGCCTATTCGCATTATCTGGTGGAAGCGGCTCTGATCTCCAAAAAAGCCAAAGCCCCCATCAAGCTGGTCTACTCCCGCGAAGACGACATGACCTACGGCATCTATCGCCCGATGTACACGGCTACGTATCGCGCGGCCCTGGATGCGAACAAAAACCTGGTTGCGTTCCATGTGAAAGGGGGTGGTGTCCCGGAGCATCCGATTCATGCTAACCGCTTCCCGGCCGGAGCCGTTGATAACTACCTGGCCGAAGGTTGGCAGATTCCGTCCAATATCACCATTGGGGCTTTCCGGGCACCACGCTCCAACTTCAACGCAGCCGCCGAGCAGTCGTTTCTGGACGAACTGGCGGAGGCCATGGGCAAAGACCCCATCGAGTTCCGGCTGGAACTCCTGAAACGGGCCAAGGAAAACCCAGTCGGCAAAAACAACGACTATGACCCTGACCCGTATGCGGGTGTACTGACGCTGGTACGCGACAAGTCGGACTGGAACAAACCGGGTCATGAAAAGTATAGCCGGGGTGTGGCTGCTTATTTCTGCCACAACTCCTACGCAGCCCACGTGGTCGATATGGTAACCCGCGATGGTCAGCCCTACGTAGAGCGGGTATTTAGCGCCATGGACTGCGGTATCGTGATCAATCCCGAATCGGCAAAAAACATGGTACAGGGAGCGGTGGTCGATGGCATCGGCAACGCGTTCTACGGTGCCCTGACGCACAAGAACGGGGCTGCCGAGCAATCGAACTTCCACAACTACCGCATCATTCGGCATAACGAAGCGCCGAAGCAGATAGAGGTCTACTTTGTGGAGAACGACATCGACCCGACTGGCCTAGGCGAACCGCCTTTCCCGCCCGTATTTGGCGCGGTGGCTAATGCCCTCTACAAAAACAAGGGTAAACGGTTTTATAACCAGCCGTTTGGGTCGGAACTGGAGAAAAAGATTTCCGGGTAG
- a CDS encoding (2Fe-2S)-binding protein — translation MANITFKLNGKSQTLTADPQMPLLWALRDVIGLTGTKYGCGVGQCGACTVHLNGMAVRSCQLPISSLANQEVTTIEGLSQKGDHPVQKAWLDHDVAQCGYCQAGQMMSAASLLKTNPNPSDADIDAFMSGNLCRCGTYLRIKEAIKSVAQK, via the coding sequence ATGGCAAACATAACCTTCAAACTCAATGGGAAAAGCCAGACACTGACGGCCGACCCGCAAATGCCCCTGCTTTGGGCACTTCGCGACGTAATTGGTCTGACAGGCACCAAATATGGCTGTGGCGTTGGTCAGTGTGGAGCCTGTACGGTTCACCTGAACGGGATGGCGGTGCGTTCGTGCCAGCTGCCCATCTCTTCCCTGGCCAATCAGGAAGTCACGACGATTGAAGGCTTGTCGCAGAAAGGCGACCATCCCGTGCAGAAAGCCTGGCTCGACCACGACGTAGCGCAGTGTGGCTACTGTCAGGCCGGGCAAATGATGAGTGCGGCTTCACTGCTGAAAACCAATCCGAATCCGAGTGATGCCGATATTGATGCGTTCATGAGTGGCAACCTCTGCCGCTGCGGAACGTACCTGCGTATTAAAGAAGCCATCAAATCAGTCGCCCAAAAGTAG
- a CDS encoding carboxymuconolactone decarboxylase family protein, whose amino-acid sequence MTHLKLFFLIGLFAFCSAKSVKAQQPTNAANSLRMEAGQELSAAQQAIVTISAFTAQGNMAQLQNALNTGLDAGLTVNELKEILVQLYAYAGFPRSLNALHSFMDVLKARKQQGIIDKPGREPAPLPANKTKRQLGTELQTRLVGVPITGEVYEFAPAIDQFLKEHLFGDIFGRDNLDWKTREIATISALASLSGVENQLRAHFGVGLYNGLTEQQLTQLVSIIQTSVGINEGNAANQVLQTVLKRTPRTKAIVQAATLFLKGEKITNSNFTGNAWLQQLIVSDSLNPTQVGSVTFEPGARTNWHSHPAGQILLITDGIGYYQEQGSPKRIIRKGEVVNCPPNVPHWHGASKDDPLVQVAITNTYKGAVVWLNPVADEEYNK is encoded by the coding sequence ATGACCCACCTAAAGCTTTTCTTCCTGATAGGACTCTTTGCGTTCTGTTCAGCTAAATCCGTAAAGGCGCAGCAGCCGACGAATGCCGCGAATTCACTCCGTATGGAAGCAGGTCAGGAACTGAGTGCAGCGCAGCAGGCAATCGTTACCATTTCCGCTTTTACAGCGCAGGGCAATATGGCGCAATTGCAGAACGCCCTGAACACCGGATTAGACGCGGGTTTGACCGTCAATGAACTTAAAGAAATTCTGGTGCAGCTTTATGCATATGCCGGGTTTCCACGAAGTCTGAACGCCCTCCACAGTTTTATGGATGTGCTGAAGGCCCGAAAACAACAAGGAATAATCGATAAACCGGGTAGAGAGCCTGCGCCACTACCGGCCAATAAAACAAAGCGGCAACTGGGTACGGAACTGCAAACTCGCCTTGTAGGCGTGCCCATTACGGGTGAGGTGTACGAGTTTGCACCCGCCATCGACCAGTTTCTGAAAGAACACTTGTTTGGCGATATTTTCGGTCGGGATAACCTGGACTGGAAAACCCGGGAAATTGCTACTATTTCGGCGTTGGCCAGCCTGAGCGGTGTCGAAAATCAACTGCGCGCTCATTTTGGAGTTGGCTTATACAACGGACTTACGGAGCAACAGCTTACCCAGCTCGTGTCTATCATTCAGACCAGCGTAGGGATAAACGAAGGCAATGCGGCAAACCAGGTATTGCAAACGGTTCTAAAGAGAACGCCACGTACTAAAGCTATTGTTCAGGCAGCCACGCTATTTCTAAAAGGAGAAAAAATCACGAACAGTAATTTTACGGGCAACGCATGGCTTCAGCAACTGATCGTGTCTGATAGTCTGAATCCCACGCAGGTCGGTAGCGTAACGTTTGAGCCAGGCGCCCGAACAAACTGGCATTCACATCCCGCCGGACAGATTCTGCTCATTACGGATGGCATCGGTTACTATCAGGAACAAGGTAGCCCGAAACGAATTATCCGGAAAGGAGAGGTTGTCAACTGCCCGCCCAACGTTCCGCACTGGCATGGGGCCAGCAAGGACGATCCGCTAGTGCAGGTTGCCATTACAAATACCTATAAAGGTGCAGTCGTCTGGTTGAATCCGGTAGCTGATGAAGAATACAATAAGTAA
- a CDS encoding nuclear transport factor 2 family protein, whose amino-acid sequence MPINKLVNTWMKVSLLGFCFFIMGVQSALAQANKAGSANAEQEIIRLSKDKWRWMAEKKADTLAALFHDKAVFVHMGGSWGKEQEVNIIRSGGIHYKKADIQKVSVNIIGTTAILLNKITLLAVVGGNEVTNPFEVTEVYVQENGAWKLGALSFTRLIGQ is encoded by the coding sequence ATGCCTATCAATAAACTGGTAAATACCTGGATGAAGGTATCCCTTCTCGGATTCTGCTTCTTCATCATGGGGGTGCAATCAGCTCTCGCGCAGGCAAACAAAGCAGGCAGTGCAAACGCGGAGCAGGAGATTATCAGGCTCTCGAAGGATAAATGGCGGTGGATGGCCGAGAAAAAAGCCGATACATTGGCGGCTCTCTTTCACGACAAGGCGGTCTTTGTCCACATGGGTGGTTCCTGGGGCAAGGAACAGGAAGTCAATATTATCCGATCTGGCGGTATTCATTACAAAAAAGCGGATATCCAGAAAGTGTCGGTGAATATCATCGGCACAACGGCCATACTCCTGAATAAAATCACCTTACTGGCAGTTGTTGGTGGAAATGAAGTCACCAATCCGTTCGAGGTCACGGAAGTATATGTTCAGGAAAACGGAGCGTGGAAATTAGGAGCCCTCTCGTTCACCCGACTGATAGGTCAATAG
- a CDS encoding cupin domain-containing protein codes for MNGIVNCKLIMILLVASLSTGAFAQDGIIFPKGEKSAPDHHVGTVWLNELSKPDSTFTYSIAMATFAPNSRLHWHTHPGGQILLFTDGVGYYQEKGKPRQTVRKGEIIKCQPGVEHWHGSTPTSGVTYIATTPTQKGRTIWFKRVTDAEYAGKN; via the coding sequence ATGAACGGTATTGTTAATTGTAAACTCATTATGATTCTGCTCGTTGCTTCGCTGTCTACAGGGGCATTCGCGCAGGACGGAATCATCTTTCCGAAAGGCGAAAAATCGGCTCCCGACCATCATGTGGGAACGGTCTGGCTCAATGAATTAAGCAAGCCCGACAGCACCTTTACGTACAGCATCGCAATGGCCACTTTCGCGCCTAATTCCAGATTGCACTGGCATACGCATCCAGGTGGGCAGATATTGTTATTTACAGACGGGGTCGGCTATTATCAGGAAAAAGGAAAACCCAGACAAACCGTTCGCAAGGGTGAGATCATCAAGTGCCAGCCGGGCGTAGAGCATTGGCACGGATCAACCCCGACGAGTGGCGTTACGTATATTGCCACGACGCCTACCCAAAAAGGAAGAACTATCTGGTTTAAGCGGGTGACTGATGCAGAATACGCTGGCAAAAACTAA
- a CDS encoding aldo/keto reductase has translation MQTVRLNNGVEMPILGFGVFQIPDVNECKRSVLDALHIGYRLIDTAASYGNEEAVGRAIQQSDVPREDLFITTKLWIQSDGYDGAKKAFDTSLKKLQLDYLDLYLIHQPYGDVYGAWRAMQDLYKEGRIRAIGVSNFHSDRLIDLMVHNEIVPAVNQIETHPFNQQIETQAFLAENGVQIESWGPFAEGKNNIFRNDLLRSIGQRYSKSVAQVILRWLIQRGVVVIPKSVRKERMEENFNVFDFTLTEPDMAAIAGLDTGQSLFFDHRDPAIVKWLGERKLTT, from the coding sequence ATGCAAACGGTCCGGTTAAACAATGGTGTGGAAATGCCCATTCTGGGGTTTGGGGTTTTTCAGATTCCTGACGTAAACGAATGTAAACGAAGCGTCCTGGATGCCCTTCACATCGGTTATCGGCTAATTGACACGGCGGCTTCGTACGGCAATGAAGAGGCAGTAGGGCGAGCGATTCAACAAAGTGATGTGCCCAGAGAAGATTTATTTATCACGACCAAGCTTTGGATACAATCTGATGGATACGACGGAGCCAAGAAAGCCTTTGACACTTCGTTGAAGAAGCTGCAACTGGACTACCTCGATCTATACCTGATTCACCAGCCGTACGGGGACGTTTACGGTGCGTGGAGAGCCATGCAGGACCTGTATAAAGAGGGTAGGATTCGGGCCATTGGTGTGAGCAACTTTCATTCCGACCGGCTGATTGACCTGATGGTTCACAACGAAATCGTTCCGGCCGTGAATCAGATTGAAACCCATCCGTTCAATCAGCAGATAGAAACGCAGGCATTCCTGGCTGAGAACGGCGTTCAGATTGAATCGTGGGGACCTTTTGCAGAAGGCAAAAACAATATATTCCGTAACGACCTGTTACGTTCGATCGGGCAACGATACAGCAAAAGCGTAGCTCAGGTTATTCTGCGGTGGCTGATTCAGCGGGGAGTCGTGGTCATCCCAAAATCGGTTCGGAAGGAACGCATGGAGGAAAATTTTAACGTGTTCGATTTTACACTAACCGAGCCGGATATGGCGGCTATTGCCGGGCTGGATACGGGTCAAAGCCTGTTTTTTGACCACCGCGACCCAGCTATAGTTAAATGGCTGGGCGAAAGAAAACTAACTACATAA
- a CDS encoding helix-turn-helix domain-containing protein, which translates to MNDPLRFETISDYNAFNNNETLHPLVSVVDLSKAAPRQGSRMYFGFYTIFLKEVKCGDLVYGRHTYDYQEGTLVFLAPGQVAGMNSNGETYQPKGYVLVFHPDLIRGTSLGRHIQEYTFFGYQSKEALHLSERERQIFLDCLAKIEYELQHAIDKHSRKLVVANIELLLDYCVRFYDRQFLTREHVHQGILERFEALLDQYFRSEKPQTNGLPSVAYCADQLNLSPSYFGDLVKKEIGKTAQEFIQSKLIDVAKDKIFDPAKTINDVAFELGFKYPQHFSRVFKQRVGQSPNEYRTQVS; encoded by the coding sequence ATGAACGACCCGCTCCGGTTTGAGACAATAAGCGATTACAATGCTTTTAACAATAACGAAACCCTGCACCCACTGGTTAGTGTCGTCGACTTGTCGAAGGCGGCTCCCCGGCAGGGCTCCCGGATGTATTTTGGCTTTTATACAATCTTCCTGAAAGAGGTGAAATGTGGTGACCTGGTGTATGGTCGGCATACGTACGATTACCAGGAGGGGACGCTGGTGTTTCTGGCACCCGGACAGGTGGCAGGCATGAACAGTAACGGCGAAACGTATCAGCCAAAGGGCTACGTTCTCGTTTTCCATCCGGATCTGATCCGGGGCACTTCGCTGGGACGACACATACAGGAGTACACGTTTTTTGGCTACCAATCCAAGGAAGCGCTACATTTATCCGAACGGGAGCGACAGATCTTTCTGGATTGTCTGGCCAAGATCGAGTACGAGTTACAGCACGCCATCGACAAACACAGCAGAAAACTGGTTGTGGCCAATATTGAGTTGCTTCTTGACTACTGTGTCCGGTTCTACGACCGCCAGTTCCTTACCCGCGAGCATGTGCATCAGGGCATTCTGGAACGGTTTGAAGCGTTGCTTGACCAGTATTTTCGATCCGAAAAGCCGCAAACAAATGGCCTGCCTTCGGTGGCCTACTGTGCAGATCAGTTAAATTTATCGCCCAGCTATTTTGGCGATCTGGTGAAGAAAGAAATCGGAAAAACAGCGCAGGAGTTTATCCAGTCCAAGCTGATCGATGTCGCCAAAGACAAGATTTTTGACCCGGCCAAGACGATCAATGACGTAGCTTTTGAGTTAGGCTTCAAATATCCACAGCATTTTAGCCGGGTATTTAAGCAGCGGGTCGGGCAATCGCCCAATGAATACCGGACGCAGGTTTCCTAA
- a CDS encoding aldo/keto reductase: MEVSSLGLGCMGMSYHRGRIPDRKVSIALIRKAVDEGVTLFDTAEVYGPFVNEELVGEALAPMRKRVMVSTKFGFNIQDGKIAGLNSRPEYIRAVVNQSLKRLRTDYIDLLYQHRVDPNVPIEDVAGTVKDLIQEGKVRRFGLSEASVQTIRKAHAVHPVTVVQSEYSLMWRKPEESVLPALEELGIGFIPYSPLCRGYLAGMLNEQTKFYAANDNRAGLPRYTPEALKLNRPIVDALVDFGISRGMTPAQVALAWLLAQKPWIIPIPGTTKAAHLGENLAVADLQIASEELQELGNVIAKIPIHGDRYTAEEQRRVEK, encoded by the coding sequence ATGGAGGTGTCGTCGCTGGGGTTAGGCTGCATGGGCATGAGCTACCACCGCGGCCGGATTCCAGACCGGAAGGTATCGATAGCGCTGATCCGTAAAGCCGTCGACGAGGGCGTTACGTTATTCGACACCGCCGAAGTGTATGGTCCGTTCGTGAATGAAGAGTTAGTCGGAGAGGCTCTGGCTCCGATGCGGAAGCGTGTTATGGTCTCGACCAAGTTCGGGTTCAATATTCAGGATGGTAAAATAGCGGGCCTGAACAGCCGTCCCGAGTACATCCGCGCCGTCGTGAACCAATCGCTGAAGCGGCTCCGCACCGACTACATCGACCTGCTCTACCAGCACCGCGTGGACCCCAATGTACCCATTGAAGACGTTGCCGGTACGGTCAAAGACCTGATACAAGAAGGCAAAGTCAGGCGGTTCGGCCTAAGTGAAGCCAGCGTCCAGACCATCCGGAAAGCGCACGCGGTGCATCCGGTTACGGTGGTGCAAAGTGAGTATTCGCTGATGTGGCGGAAACCCGAAGAAAGCGTACTACCGGCCCTCGAAGAACTCGGCATCGGCTTTATCCCCTACAGCCCGCTATGCCGGGGGTATCTGGCCGGTATGCTGAATGAGCAGACAAAATTTTACGCTGCGAATGATAATCGCGCTGGTCTGCCCCGTTATACCCCCGAAGCTCTGAAGCTGAACCGGCCCATCGTCGATGCGCTCGTTGATTTCGGTATTTCCCGCGGCATGACGCCGGCTCAGGTTGCGCTGGCCTGGCTGCTGGCGCAAAAGCCGTGGATCATACCCATTCCGGGTACCACCAAAGCGGCCCACCTGGGTGAGAACCTGGCAGTTGCCGACCTGCAGATTGCTTCGGAAGAATTACAGGAACTGGGTAACGTCATCGCCAAAATCCCTATCCACGGCGACCGCTACACCGCCGAGGAACAACGGCGGGTGGAGAAATAG
- a CDS encoding twin-arginine translocation signal domain-containing protein produces the protein MKPEETNPSISAQSDGQSLARRNFLRAGATLGATLVTAPALPNGATIGNQSSELATITNAVRWVQGNSPWRCRRWG, from the coding sequence ATGAAGCCAGAAGAAACGAATCCATCCATTTCAGCGCAGTCAGACGGTCAATCGTTGGCCCGACGTAATTTCCTCAGGGCAGGCGCCACGCTTGGAGCGACTCTGGTGACAGCACCTGCCTTACCTAACGGGGCAACAATCGGTAACCAGTCATCAGAACTGGCTACGATCACGAACGCCGTACGCTGGGTTCAGGGAAATTCACCATGGAGGTGTCGTCGCTGGGGTTAG
- a CDS encoding aldo/keto reductase: MQKRELGKHKLEVSAIGLGCMGMSFGYGPAIDKQDGIALIRAAVEQGVTFFDTAEVYGPFTNEELLGEALEPFKGEVVIATKFGFNIDDEGNRLEGLNSQPERIRKVAEASLKRLRVDVIDLFYQHRVDPNVPIEDVAGTVRDLIREGKVKHFGLSEAGAQTIRRANAVQPVTALQSEYSLWTRQHEAEIIPTIEELGIGLVAYSPLGKGFLTGKMDESAQFAQGDIRNILPRFTEDARKANQALVDLLNTFAARRNATAAQIALAWVLAQKPWIVPIPGTTKLHRLTENNGAVTIQLTAEELQEIEAASTEIKVVGTRYPEQMEKTTGL; the protein is encoded by the coding sequence ATGCAAAAGCGCGAACTGGGTAAGCACAAATTAGAAGTCTCGGCCATTGGGCTGGGCTGCATGGGCATGAGCTTCGGCTACGGCCCGGCTATAGATAAACAGGACGGTATTGCCCTGATTCGGGCCGCCGTCGAACAGGGCGTTACTTTCTTCGATACGGCGGAGGTATACGGTCCGTTCACCAATGAAGAACTGTTGGGCGAAGCGCTCGAACCATTCAAGGGCGAGGTAGTGATTGCCACCAAATTCGGCTTCAACATCGACGATGAAGGTAACCGGCTGGAAGGGCTTAACAGCCAACCGGAGCGCATTCGAAAAGTGGCCGAAGCCTCGCTGAAACGACTCCGCGTGGATGTGATTGACCTGTTTTATCAGCACCGCGTGGACCCCAACGTACCGATTGAAGACGTAGCCGGTACGGTACGCGATCTTATCCGGGAAGGAAAGGTGAAACACTTTGGCTTGTCGGAGGCTGGTGCGCAGACCATTCGGCGAGCTAATGCCGTGCAGCCAGTTACAGCCCTGCAAAGCGAATACTCGCTCTGGACTCGCCAGCACGAAGCCGAAATCATTCCGACTATTGAAGAGTTGGGTATTGGTCTGGTGGCCTATAGCCCGCTCGGTAAGGGCTTCCTGACCGGTAAGATGGACGAAAGCGCCCAGTTCGCCCAGGGTGACATTCGGAACATTCTGCCACGCTTCACGGAAGATGCCCGCAAAGCAAACCAGGCCCTGGTTGATTTGTTGAACACGTTTGCTGCCCGCCGAAACGCCACCGCAGCTCAGATTGCGCTGGCCTGGGTACTGGCGCAGAAGCCGTGGATTGTACCCATTCCCGGTACGACAAAACTGCACCGCCTGACGGAAAACAACGGAGCTGTGACCATTCAGCTAACCGCCGAAGAGCTTCAGGAGATTGAAGCGGCTTCTACCGAAATTAAGGTGGTTGGAACCCGCTACCCCGAACAGATGGAAAAAACGACGGGCTTGTAA
- a CDS encoding aldo/keto reductase, giving the protein MQTRTLGTNGLNVSALGLGCMGMSWSYGPPKDKAEMIALLRAAVERGITFFDTAEVYGPYHNEELLGEALEPFRGQVAIATKFGWAPASESEANARWNALNSRPEHIKKVVEGSLKRLRVDVIDLYYQHRVDPNVPIEDVAGAVRDLIQEGKVKHFGLSEAGAQTIRRAHAVQPVAALQSEYSLWTREPEKEILPTLEELGIGFVPFSPLGKGFLTGKIDENTKLDATDFRSTVPRFSEENRKANQALVDLLNQFAEQKDATPGQIALAWLLAQKPWIVPIPGTTKLNRLEENLGAVEVNLTADDLRELEAAAANIQIQGARYPAEMEKKSGL; this is encoded by the coding sequence ATGCAAACAAGAACATTGGGAACGAATGGCCTGAACGTATCCGCGCTGGGATTAGGCTGTATGGGCATGAGCTGGTCCTACGGGCCGCCCAAAGACAAAGCCGAAATGATTGCCCTGCTGCGGGCCGCCGTTGAGCGGGGCATAACCTTCTTCGATACTGCCGAAGTGTACGGCCCTTACCATAACGAAGAACTATTGGGCGAAGCGCTCGAACCGTTCCGCGGGCAGGTGGCAATCGCCACCAAATTCGGCTGGGCACCGGCTTCCGAAAGCGAAGCCAACGCCCGGTGGAATGCCCTCAACAGCCGCCCCGAGCACATCAAAAAAGTAGTGGAAGGCTCCCTGAAACGCCTACGTGTCGACGTAATCGATTTGTACTACCAGCATCGGGTTGATCCTAACGTACCCATTGAAGACGTAGCGGGGGCGGTACGCGACCTGATTCAGGAAGGAAAAGTCAAGCATTTTGGCCTGTCGGAAGCGGGGGCTCAGACCATTCGGCGGGCGCATGCGGTTCAACCGGTGGCGGCCCTGCAAAGTGAATACTCACTCTGGACCCGGGAGCCCGAAAAAGAGATCCTACCCACGCTGGAGGAGCTGGGCATCGGTTTTGTGCCCTTCAGTCCGCTGGGCAAAGGCTTTCTTACTGGTAAGATTGACGAAAACACCAAACTTGACGCCACGGATTTTCGCAGCACCGTACCCCGATTCTCTGAGGAAAACCGGAAAGCGAATCAGGCCCTGGTCGATTTACTAAACCAATTTGCCGAGCAGAAAGACGCTACACCCGGTCAGATTGCGCTGGCCTGGCTATTGGCCCAAAAGCCGTGGATCGTGCCCATTCCGGGTACAACAAAACTCAATCGTTTAGAGGAAAATCTGGGTGCCGTCGAGGTAAACCTTACGGCCGACGACCTGCGCGAGCTGGAAGCCGCGGCTGCGAACATTCAGATTCAGGGGGCTCGGTATCCGGCCGAGATGGAAAAGAAAAGCGGCCTTTAA